A part of Candidatus Electrothrix aestuarii genomic DNA contains:
- a CDS encoding PEP/pyruvate-binding domain-containing protein, translating to MNPGAFASHDPHFKIFHELMKFRVQEILLVSSPYDAYILEEDGSMASRIINEYHGLNLSRPPRITRTANAEQALELLRQQHFDLVVTMAHLNGMAGCEFAVKIREICPQIPVILLTHSVRDAINQTDFFQKPCFDNSYTWCCDSSIMLALVKNAEDQRNVDHDTEKAMVRVILLVEDSPLHRSILLPMLYEELVQQTLAVLDEGLNEQHRLLKMRARPKILTAASYEEAIALFSRYRPYIFSVMSDGRFPKNGEESDTAGFELLNEIRARVPDLPLLMLSSESGNREIAHKIPAVFIEKIPRSMGEELHNFFIHHLGFGDFIFRTPKGREVGRASTLYEFEQQLSTVPEESLLYHARCNHFSNWVMARAEVSLAARIHKDQLKEIKGCAAARCDLIAKVRSLRESRQQGVMTRFSTKDFDPEVTEFTRIGRGSVGGKARGIAFMASELHQARYKQAVFAENTVKIPQTCVIAASGFIDFINLNKLHADEQLTDKKIEQRFLAGTLPDWLLKDLRAYLEHIHYPLSVRSSSLLEDARYRPYAGLYHTCMLKNNATDFNERLDQLVYAVKRVYASTWFESPRAYSHSIGQTRVDAMAVIIQQAVGRPYGKFFYPAISGVAQSYNYYPLDPMQAEDGIVHLATGFGKTVVEGEQSLRFCPAYPRHMPQFSTVEDILNNAQRHFYCLPYHQKADPISSLIMRQLEEAENEEAIQFLSSTYIPEEHRIRDSRVPGPKVLTFVPILKYNFYPLAALLKEVLTLGREGMGCEVEVEFAVDLADDPAKSTFYFLQIRPIVVGNEMEQLHITAEEKETAFLASQDALGYGRHDSMQDIVFVPPNSFDRTKTRSYAQIIGRINRVLHQQERPFLLIGPGRWGSADHWLGIPVQWRDISGVGAIVELQNEGVRAEASQGSHFFQNITSLGIPYLMVREEDKHDRIDWDWLLAQHKKSEQGGVCHVRLEQPFTVKVDGKSNEAVGFVQDGEAAEK from the coding sequence ATGAATCCCGGTGCCTTTGCCAGCCACGATCCTCATTTTAAGATTTTCCATGAGTTAATGAAATTCAGGGTGCAGGAGATCCTGCTCGTTTCCAGCCCCTATGATGCCTATATCCTGGAGGAAGATGGCTCGATGGCGTCCCGGATTATCAATGAATATCATGGCCTGAACCTGTCCCGTCCTCCCCGCATCACCCGCACCGCTAATGCAGAACAGGCTCTGGAGCTTCTCAGGCAACAGCATTTCGATCTGGTGGTCACGATGGCCCATCTTAACGGTATGGCGGGCTGTGAGTTTGCTGTCAAGATCAGGGAAATCTGCCCGCAAATCCCGGTCATCCTGCTCACCCATTCTGTTCGGGATGCCATTAATCAGACCGATTTTTTCCAGAAACCCTGTTTTGATAATAGCTACACCTGGTGCTGTGATTCTTCCATCATGCTGGCCCTGGTTAAAAATGCCGAGGATCAGCGCAATGTAGATCATGACACGGAAAAGGCTATGGTCCGGGTAATCCTGCTGGTGGAGGACTCGCCCTTGCACCGTTCCATCCTCCTGCCCATGCTCTACGAGGAACTGGTCCAGCAAACTCTGGCTGTGTTGGATGAGGGGCTCAATGAGCAACACCGCCTCCTCAAGATGCGGGCCCGGCCAAAAATCCTTACCGCAGCAAGTTATGAGGAGGCGATTGCCCTTTTTTCCCGTTACCGCCCTTATATCTTCTCTGTCATGTCTGATGGGCGCTTCCCCAAAAACGGGGAGGAATCCGATACAGCCGGTTTTGAACTCCTCAATGAAATCCGCGCACGGGTTCCTGATCTTCCACTCCTCATGCTCAGTTCAGAATCCGGCAACAGAGAGATAGCCCATAAGATCCCGGCAGTCTTTATCGAAAAGATACCGAGATCTATGGGAGAAGAGCTCCATAATTTCTTCATCCACCATCTCGGTTTTGGCGATTTCATCTTTCGCACCCCAAAAGGAAGGGAGGTGGGCAGAGCATCAACCCTGTATGAGTTTGAGCAACAACTGAGCACTGTTCCTGAGGAATCCCTGCTCTACCATGCCCGCTGCAATCATTTCTCCAACTGGGTCATGGCCCGGGCAGAAGTCTCCTTAGCGGCCCGGATTCATAAAGATCAGCTCAAAGAAATCAAGGGCTGTGCGGCTGCACGCTGTGATCTTATTGCCAAGGTCCGCTCCCTGCGGGAATCCCGACAACAAGGGGTTATGACCCGCTTCTCCACCAAAGATTTTGACCCGGAGGTCACCGAATTCACCCGCATCGGCAGGGGCTCTGTGGGCGGAAAAGCACGAGGTATTGCCTTTATGGCCTCGGAGCTGCATCAGGCCCGTTATAAACAAGCCGTATTTGCAGAAAACACCGTTAAAATTCCCCAGACCTGCGTTATTGCGGCCTCTGGTTTCATAGACTTTATCAACCTTAACAAACTACATGCAGATGAACAACTAACGGATAAGAAAATTGAGCAACGCTTCCTTGCCGGAACCCTGCCGGACTGGCTGCTCAAGGATTTACGGGCCTATCTCGAACATATCCATTATCCCCTTTCTGTTCGTTCTTCCAGCCTGCTGGAAGATGCCCGTTACCGTCCCTATGCCGGGCTCTACCATACCTGCATGCTGAAAAATAATGCCACAGATTTTAATGAGCGTCTGGATCAACTGGTGTATGCGGTGAAACGAGTTTACGCCTCAACCTGGTTTGAAAGTCCCAGGGCCTATTCCCATTCTATTGGTCAGACCAGAGTCGATGCAATGGCCGTGATCATTCAGCAGGCTGTGGGCAGGCCGTACGGCAAGTTCTTTTATCCGGCCATCTCCGGGGTGGCCCAATCCTATAATTATTATCCGCTTGATCCTATGCAGGCTGAAGACGGCATTGTCCATCTGGCAACCGGCTTCGGTAAAACCGTGGTTGAGGGCGAACAGAGCCTGCGCTTCTGTCCCGCCTATCCCCGGCACATGCCCCAGTTTTCCACGGTGGAAGATATCCTTAATAATGCCCAGCGTCATTTCTACTGCCTGCCATACCATCAAAAAGCTGACCCCATAAGCAGCCTGATAATGCGCCAGCTTGAGGAGGCGGAAAACGAAGAGGCAATCCAGTTTCTCTCCTCGACGTATATCCCGGAAGAACATCGGATCCGTGACAGCCGGGTTCCCGGCCCTAAGGTATTGACCTTTGTGCCCATCCTCAAGTACAATTTTTACCCCCTGGCGGCCCTGCTCAAAGAGGTGCTTACCCTGGGGCGAGAGGGAATGGGCTGCGAGGTGGAAGTGGAATTTGCTGTTGACCTGGCAGATGATCCTGCAAAATCAACCTTCTATTTCCTTCAGATCCGGCCCATCGTGGTGGGTAATGAGATGGAGCAGTTGCATATTACTGCGGAGGAAAAAGAGACGGCCTTTCTTGCCTCACAGGATGCCCTGGGCTATGGACGGCATGATAGCATGCAGGATATCGTCTTTGTGCCACCAAACAGCTTTGATCGGACGAAGACCCGAAGCTATGCCCAGATTATCGGCAGGATCAACCGTGTCCTGCACCAGCAGGAACGCCCCTTTCTCCTGATCGGGCCGGGCCGCTGGGGCAGCGCTGATCATTGGCTGGGAATTCCCGTGCAATGGCGGGATATCTCCGGGGTTGGCGCTATTGTAGAGTTGCAGAACGAGGGCGTGCGAGCCGAGGCATCCCAGGGATCACATTTTTTCCAAAACATCACCTCCCTGGGTATTCCCTATCTTATGGTTAGAGAAGAGGACAAGCATGACCGCATTGATTGGGATTGGCTGTTAGCGCAGCACAAAAAAAGTGAGCAAGGCGGGGTATGTCATGTTCGCTTGGAGCAGCCTTTTACGGTCAAGGTGGACGGGAAGAGTAATGAGGCGGTGGGGTTTGTGCAGGATGGGGAAGCAGCAGAGAAGTAA
- a CDS encoding IS66 family transposase: MVGPKLTALIVCLSKRMRLSRRRIREFLQDWLRLDLGIGTINQCIHEAGRAASPLSDEFLEEVRESLILFVDETSWKEWGKKQWLWVFTSLKVTFYIIGLRSQKVLDYVLGQTFKGLLMSDGYNAYRKFLNRLRCWAHLLRKTKGLKQSLSDDPRTFGTEAHAVLTELMDVIYKAREGPPTDLLPIYREFLAEFKECCMKYRDSDHKKTRELSREFLNDWDTIFHVLSNPTWPLTNNEAEQALRHWVIARKLSHGTRNGQGSHVFAILASVIDTCRKRNACPWKYLAEVITARRQGLDVPPLPLAA; encoded by the coding sequence ATGGTCGGCCCAAAATTGACCGCTCTGATCGTGTGCCTCTCCAAGCGCATGCGCCTTTCTCGCCGCCGCATCCGGGAATTTCTGCAGGATTGGCTGCGATTGGATTTGGGCATCGGTACGATCAATCAATGTATCCATGAAGCTGGCCGCGCCGCTTCTCCCCTTAGCGATGAGTTTCTTGAGGAGGTGCGTGAATCACTGATCCTGTTCGTGGATGAGACATCCTGGAAGGAGTGGGGCAAGAAACAGTGGTTATGGGTCTTTACCTCGCTGAAAGTCACCTTTTACATCATTGGCCTTCGCAGCCAAAAAGTACTTGATTATGTGCTCGGCCAAACCTTTAAGGGATTGCTGATGAGCGACGGCTACAATGCCTATCGTAAGTTCCTCAACAGGCTCCGCTGCTGGGCGCATTTACTGCGCAAGACAAAAGGTTTGAAACAGAGCCTGAGCGATGATCCCCGCACATTCGGCACCGAGGCCCATGCGGTGCTCACCGAGTTGATGGATGTAATTTACAAGGCTCGCGAGGGGCCTCCCACGGACCTTTTGCCAATATACAGAGAATTCCTGGCCGAATTTAAGGAATGCTGCATGAAATATCGCGATTCAGATCATAAAAAAACACGCGAGCTGTCCAGAGAATTTCTCAACGACTGGGACACGATTTTTCATGTGTTGTCGAATCCGACGTGGCCCCTGACCAATAATGAGGCGGAGCAAGCGTTACGTCATTGGGTTATTGCGCGCAAATTAAGCCACGGTACCCGTAATGGTCAAGGTAGTCATGTGTTTGCCATACTTGCGAGCGTGATTGATACGTGTAGGAAGCGCAACGCCTGTCCGTGGAAATATCTCGCCGAGGTTATCACGGCTCGGCGTCAGGGGCTGGATGTACCTCCTCTGCCTCTTGCTGCGTAA
- a CDS encoding DUF6444 domain-containing protein → MHLSREELLKIDKQFIDSLPGKSAKELCLLALDDLKELHERLGQNSENSSMPPSSNFPWARFDADAQADEEEPDEEQVEATDIELDDSDEESAEHDENADRSDQQDSPENTDDRPKGNKPGKQPGATGHGRTQKLPVHDTIIHKAGTCSACNLELDETCDFTARTGHYVVDIEVGDATGPGIEVINTKHIYGDTTCGGCGHVNRLMPHRLEKTKTGGLK, encoded by the coding sequence ATGCACCTATCCAGAGAAGAGTTGCTAAAAATAGATAAGCAGTTTATTGACTCCTTGCCCGGTAAGAGTGCAAAGGAGCTGTGCCTGCTCGCACTTGATGACCTCAAAGAACTTCACGAACGGCTGGGTCAAAATTCCGAAAACAGCTCCATGCCTCCCAGCTCAAATTTCCCCTGGGCCCGGTTTGATGCCGACGCTCAAGCCGACGAGGAGGAACCGGATGAAGAGCAAGTCGAAGCCACGGACATAGAACTCGACGATTCTGACGAGGAGTCCGCCGAGCATGATGAGAATGCGGACAGGTCCGACCAGCAGGATTCCCCCGAAAATACCGATGATCGCCCCAAGGGCAATAAACCCGGCAAGCAACCCGGTGCCACCGGGCATGGTCGAACGCAAAAACTTCCCGTACACGACACCATCATTCACAAAGCAGGCACCTGCTCGGCTTGTAACCTTGAGCTGGACGAAACATGCGACTTCACCGCTCGCACCGGTCATTATGTCGTTGATATTGAGGTGGGCGATGCCACCGGTCCGGGAATAGAGGTGATCAACACCAAGCATATCTACGGAGACACGACTTGCGGCGGCTGTGGTCATGTCAATCGGCTTATGCCCCATCGTCTCGAAAAAACGAAGACTGGGGGGTTGAAATAA
- a CDS encoding pancreas/duodenum homeobox protein 1 translates to MNDVFTDEVLQELFPPQRADDFFEALFGDANEGAYDISLRFEGHDEQQNTLHFNLDLHERPGRCLACNLTSGLPEVFSRHKIIDIEGLVTDVEKKLDGKAKCETWKLGRTQQPQKSLHSIPLQIDLG, encoded by the coding sequence ATGAATGACGTATTTACCGATGAGGTCCTGCAGGAACTCTTTCCGCCCCAGCGTGCAGATGATTTTTTCGAAGCCCTGTTTGGCGATGCAAATGAAGGCGCTTATGATATCTCTCTCCGCTTTGAGGGACATGACGAGCAGCAGAACACCCTGCATTTCAATCTGGACCTGCATGAGCGACCAGGCCGTTGTCTGGCCTGCAACCTGACCAGTGGACTGCCTGAGGTTTTCTCCCGTCATAAGATAATTGATATTGAGGGATTGGTTACGGACGTGGAAAAGAAGCTGGATGGCAAGGCGAAATGTGAGACCTGGAAGCTGGGCAGAACCCAACAGCCACAGAAGAGCTTGCATAGCATCCCCCTGCAGATCGATCTGGGCTAA
- a CDS encoding KamA family radical SAM protein produces the protein MTAWQDQLKHAITSPEHLAQTLQCNQGEIAEVAAHYPFRISPYYLELLQKVGKPLWRQAVPDLQELDDPQGMVDPLAEDTLSAAPNLVHKYPDRALFLVSSQCAMYCRFCTRKRKVGKASMRITEQTIAAGLEYLRKTPQIREVLISGGDPLLLSDQALEKILYQLRDIEHIKVIRIGTRTPCTLPMRITPELVKMLKKYHPLYINTHFNHPAEITPEAERACTLLAGAGIPLGCQTVLLKGVNDSLPVMQELLYKLLEVRVRPYYLMQADLTEGTAHFRTDIKTGIEIMRGLIGTVSGMAVPTYILDAPEGKGKIPLTPEYIISHQEDRLEFLNYQGIPCSYPFTH, from the coding sequence ATGACAGCCTGGCAGGATCAACTGAAGCACGCCATCACCAGTCCGGAACACCTCGCGCAGACTCTCCAATGTAATCAAGGTGAAATAGCAGAGGTTGCAGCCCACTACCCTTTTCGTATTTCACCGTATTATCTTGAGTTGCTCCAAAAGGTCGGCAAACCACTCTGGCGCCAGGCTGTGCCGGATCTCCAGGAATTAGATGATCCCCAGGGCATGGTGGATCCGCTGGCTGAGGACACTTTAAGTGCTGCACCGAATCTGGTCCATAAATATCCTGATCGGGCACTCTTCCTCGTCAGCAGTCAATGCGCTATGTATTGTCGTTTCTGCACCCGCAAGCGCAAAGTGGGTAAGGCCTCCATGCGAATCACAGAGCAAACCATTGCTGCGGGCCTGGAATATCTGCGTAAGACCCCGCAAATCCGTGAGGTCCTGATTTCCGGTGGTGATCCGCTGTTATTATCAGATCAGGCCCTGGAAAAAATCCTGTATCAATTACGGGATATTGAGCATATCAAGGTCATTCGTATTGGCACCAGAACGCCCTGCACTTTGCCGATGCGGATTACACCGGAGCTGGTCAAGATGCTGAAAAAATATCATCCGCTCTACATCAATACCCATTTCAATCATCCTGCTGAGATAACCCCAGAAGCGGAGCGAGCCTGTACCTTGCTGGCAGGTGCTGGCATCCCTCTGGGCTGCCAGACAGTTCTTCTCAAGGGAGTCAATGATTCCCTTCCTGTGATGCAGGAGTTGCTCTATAAATTACTGGAGGTTCGGGTTCGACCCTATTATTTGATGCAGGCGGACTTAACAGAAGGGACTGCCCATTTTCGGACAGATATCAAGACTGGGATTGAAATTATGCGGGGACTGATCGGTACGGTCTCAGGTATGGCTGTGCCCACCTATATTCTTGATGCCCCGGAAGGGAAAGGGAAAATCCCGCTGACCCCGGAATATATTATTTCGCATCAAGAGGATAGATTGGAGTTTCTCAATTACCAGGGTATTCCCTGTTCCTATCCTTTTACCCACTGA
- a CDS encoding class I SAM-dependent methyltransferase, whose translation MNRQGIWDFWAKFYDRLWLQRVSLQPTRALVCQKIAEYAKQTGGEEKERKFHILDMGCGTGQLYGDLVQTLGKERLQYLGIDPSGAMLEKALEKFPQAAFFQSDVMEVLPDKDLFDLIVCSHSFPYYSDGEAALKRLATLLKPGGQLLLTQACTDSLYDAIILKLTGFTTSKALYRSSQEMKELGSTLFRELQTFRISEKVMVPSLWLFQWVKG comes from the coding sequence ATGAACCGGCAAGGTATTTGGGATTTTTGGGCAAAATTTTACGATCGCCTCTGGCTGCAACGGGTTTCACTTCAGCCCACACGAGCCTTGGTCTGTCAAAAAATTGCTGAATATGCGAAGCAGACCGGGGGAGAGGAAAAAGAAAGAAAATTCCATATCCTCGACATGGGTTGCGGCACCGGGCAGTTATATGGTGATCTGGTCCAGACCTTGGGTAAAGAACGCCTTCAATACCTTGGGATTGACCCCTCTGGCGCCATGCTGGAAAAGGCCTTGGAAAAATTCCCTCAAGCAGCTTTTTTCCAAAGTGATGTTATGGAGGTTCTGCCGGATAAGGACTTATTTGACCTGATTGTCTGTAGCCACTCTTTTCCCTATTATTCAGACGGAGAAGCAGCCCTGAAAAGGCTGGCTACTCTGTTGAAACCAGGAGGTCAATTGCTGTTGACCCAGGCCTGCACAGATAGTCTGTACGATGCCATTATCCTCAAGCTGACTGGTTTTACGACCTCCAAGGCCCTCTACCGGTCCTCCCAGGAGATGAAAGAGCTGGGTAGTACGTTGTTTAGAGAGTTACAGACCTTTCGCATTTCAGAGAAGGTCATGGTGCCCTCGCTCTGGCTTTTTCAGTGGGTAAAAGGATAG
- a CDS encoding B12-binding domain-containing radical SAM protein, whose amino-acid sequence MQSQPTQPLHKNARILLIRPKYRTGLSRFGSINTEPLELEYLARAVVDQGYEYQIWDGEVDGPLRRTCKQYQPDLVAITGYYPACDQMLVAARTIRSLQPKAIIVIGGVHAELNQEDFQQPEIDLIVHSGGFFTFAAILAQDRRQWSDIAGTSWQDNQGQWQMNPKASFDPHQLPQPDRSYFHTHKHRFSWLYYGPVALVKTGFGCPYSCSFCYCRLLNNGTYQAREVEEVVHEIQTINCSLIWLIDDTFLLDQQRIHAFAAALQKQGIEKRFIIYARADFICNHPETLPLLKKTGVIEVIVGLEAIDNQGLDDFNKQVNADQNRECVHLLRQQGIGCVGLFIMDQQARAADFHQLDQWINRTGLSTYTISVFSPFPGTEEYPALASQLLTKDCRKWDLLHLVLPPVHLSRLGFMGRIWWLHIKLLWRNRRLRRHLLTSLFTFWKNI is encoded by the coding sequence TTGCAAAGTCAACCAACTCAACCTCTTCATAAAAACGCTCGTATTCTCCTGATCCGACCCAAGTACCGCACCGGCCTCAGCCGTTTTGGTTCTATTAACACAGAGCCGTTGGAGCTGGAATATCTGGCCAGGGCAGTGGTTGATCAGGGCTATGAGTATCAAATCTGGGATGGTGAGGTTGATGGCCCGTTGCGCCGAACCTGCAAGCAATATCAACCTGATTTGGTTGCCATTACCGGCTATTATCCGGCCTGTGATCAGATGCTGGTCGCTGCCCGAACCATCCGCTCCCTCCAACCAAAGGCAATAATCGTTATTGGTGGGGTCCATGCAGAGTTAAACCAGGAGGATTTTCAGCAGCCAGAAATAGACCTGATCGTCCACTCTGGTGGTTTTTTCACCTTTGCGGCAATTCTTGCCCAGGATCGGAGACAATGGTCAGATATTGCCGGTACCAGTTGGCAGGATAACCAGGGACAATGGCAGATGAACCCCAAGGCAAGCTTTGATCCCCACCAACTCCCTCAACCGGACCGCAGTTATTTTCATACCCATAAGCATCGCTTTTCCTGGCTCTATTATGGACCTGTTGCCCTGGTCAAAACCGGTTTTGGCTGCCCCTATAGCTGTTCCTTTTGCTATTGCCGTCTCCTCAATAACGGAACCTATCAGGCACGGGAGGTTGAAGAGGTTGTTCACGAAATCCAAACAATTAATTGCTCGCTTATCTGGCTAATTGATGATACCTTCCTTCTCGACCAGCAGCGGATCCATGCCTTTGCTGCGGCCCTGCAAAAACAGGGGATCGAGAAAAGATTCATCATCTATGCCCGGGCTGATTTCATCTGTAACCACCCCGAGACCCTGCCCCTCCTAAAAAAAACAGGGGTTATTGAAGTAATTGTTGGCTTAGAAGCTATTGACAATCAAGGGCTTGATGATTTTAATAAGCAGGTCAATGCAGACCAGAACAGGGAATGCGTCCATTTGCTCCGTCAGCAGGGGATTGGTTGCGTCGGCTTATTCATCATGGACCAACAGGCACGGGCTGCTGATTTTCATCAGCTGGATCAATGGATTAACAGGACAGGACTGAGTACCTATACGATCTCAGTTTTTTCCCCTTTTCCTGGCACAGAAGAGTATCCGGCTTTGGCGAGTCAACTCCTTACCAAAGATTGCCGCAAATGGGATCTGCTCCATCTGGTCCTGCCCCCAGTTCATCTCAGCCGTCTGGGATTTATGGGCAGGATCTGGTGGTTACATATAAAATTGCTTTGGCGTAACCGCAGACTGCGTCGGCACCTACTGACCAGCTTATTCACATTTTGGAAAAACATATGA
- a CDS encoding MBL fold metallo-hydrolase, with the protein MKLHTIDLLFQDTPGLISSYLLEGAGSLALIEPGPASTTDQLVEAIDKLGYSPSDVKDVMVSHIHLDHAGAVGWWARQGARIHVHHVGAPHLIDPSKLIASATRIYQDKMEALWGEILPVPESQVCPLYDDDRIITADTEITVIDAPGHARHHVIYKWGTKAFTGDACGVRLSGKSYINLPAPPPEFNPVDWHSLLTRLRSENLEALYLTHFGEVAEVASHLDALDALIDQACSFFQELIQESNSKEDITGKYLAWVQEQGQAMGLKKEEVQAYESINPSAMSVAGIMRYLSQR; encoded by the coding sequence GTGAAGCTACATACCATTGATTTATTATTCCAGGACACACCAGGGTTAATATCATCGTATCTGCTCGAAGGCGCAGGCTCGTTAGCGCTCATTGAACCTGGTCCTGCATCTACTACAGACCAGCTTGTGGAGGCAATAGATAAACTGGGATACAGTCCATCTGATGTCAAGGATGTCATGGTTTCGCATATTCATTTAGACCATGCCGGGGCTGTAGGATGGTGGGCCAGGCAGGGTGCTCGAATACATGTTCACCATGTGGGAGCGCCGCATTTAATCGACCCTTCGAAACTCATCGCCAGCGCAACACGAATTTATCAGGACAAAATGGAAGCATTATGGGGAGAAATCCTGCCTGTGCCTGAGTCTCAGGTATGCCCTCTGTACGATGATGATCGTATTATAACAGCAGATACTGAAATTACAGTTATTGATGCACCCGGGCATGCCCGACATCATGTCATTTATAAATGGGGAACAAAGGCCTTTACAGGTGATGCCTGTGGTGTCAGGTTATCAGGGAAATCATACATAAACCTTCCAGCCCCTCCTCCGGAATTTAATCCGGTGGATTGGCATAGCCTGCTCACACGATTGCGATCAGAGAACCTGGAAGCACTCTATTTAACCCATTTTGGAGAGGTCGCAGAGGTAGCATCACATCTGGATGCCCTTGATGCCTTAATTGATCAGGCATGTTCCTTTTTCCAGGAGCTTATACAAGAGAGTAACAGCAAGGAAGATATCACGGGAAAATATCTGGCTTGGGTCCAGGAGCAAGGACAGGCAATGGGATTGAAGAAGGAAGAAGTACAGGCATATGAAAGCATTAATCCTTCTGCAATGAGTGTGGCCGGTATCATGCGGTATCTGAGTCAGAGGTAG
- a CDS encoding radical SAM protein translates to MLKAICYKTLGYTSFFNPDTGFFARVPDKGRKDPFWSPHGPELIDISITNWCDKGCTFCYKSSTKSGKHMSIDDYKRVIDQAEEMRTFQVALGGGNPNQHPDFVEILEYTVLKGVVPNYTTNGRGLSDKILAATRKYCGAVAVSAYPPYDETATTIENLVDHGIKTNVHFILDVESINTAIDWLHEPPEFLTGINAIVFLNYKPSGRKIFEKNLLRHSTRLDEFFRLATSPERKLKVGFDACCVSGVFARTKTNTSMVDACDAGRFSMYVSEDLKVYPCSFQSGLAEGDQLDNETTLLDIWIKSRNIGSFRHYFSSDRCGPCSHRSTCMNGCPLFDELVVCGNR, encoded by the coding sequence GTGTTAAAAGCCATTTGCTATAAGACGCTGGGCTATACGTCGTTTTTCAATCCAGACACCGGCTTCTTTGCCCGTGTCCCGGATAAGGGAAGGAAAGATCCGTTCTGGTCACCACATGGGCCGGAACTTATTGATATTTCAATCACGAATTGGTGCGATAAAGGTTGCACATTTTGCTACAAGTCATCGACGAAGAGCGGCAAACATATGTCGATAGATGACTACAAGAGAGTGATTGATCAAGCGGAGGAAATGCGAACATTTCAGGTGGCCTTGGGGGGCGGCAACCCTAATCAACATCCAGACTTCGTTGAAATCCTTGAGTACACAGTTTTAAAAGGAGTGGTTCCAAACTACACAACCAACGGTCGCGGGCTGAGCGATAAAATCCTCGCTGCCACGCGCAAATACTGTGGTGCTGTGGCTGTTTCTGCTTACCCACCATACGATGAGACTGCTACGACAATTGAAAACTTGGTCGACCACGGCATTAAAACCAACGTTCATTTCATCCTGGATGTCGAAAGTATTAACACTGCGATAGACTGGCTTCATGAACCACCTGAATTCTTGACGGGTATTAACGCCATTGTCTTTCTGAACTACAAACCATCTGGTCGAAAAATATTTGAGAAAAATCTGTTGCGACACAGTACAAGGCTGGATGAGTTTTTCAGACTAGCTACCTCACCGGAGAGAAAATTGAAAGTCGGTTTCGACGCATGTTGCGTAAGCGGAGTATTTGCACGCACGAAGACCAACACTTCAATGGTTGACGCTTGCGATGCGGGTAGATTCTCAATGTACGTATCGGAGGATCTAAAGGTATATCCCTGTTCTTTCCAGAGTGGTTTGGCGGAAGGCGATCAGTTGGACAACGAGACAACACTCCTGGACATTTGGATAAAATCTCGAAACATAGGGTCGTTTCGACATTACTTCAGCTCGGATCGCTGTGGACCGTGCAGCCATCGTTCAACTTGTATGAATGGTTGTCCGCTGTTTGACGAACTCGTTGTTTGCGGAAACCGATGA